A genomic window from Tolypothrix sp. PCC 7910 includes:
- the rfbA gene encoding glucose-1-phosphate thymidylyltransferase RfbA: protein MKGIILAGGSGTRLYPLTYAVSKQLMPVYDKPMIYYPLSVLMLAGIREILIISTPNDLPLFEKILKDGSQWGLQFSYVEQPRPEGLAQAFILGKDFIANEPVCLILGDNIFYGHGLTEVLARAATLQEGGLVFGYQVKDPRQYGVIEFDSNGRVISIEEKPLIPKSKYAVPGIYFYDSQVGEIAASLKPSARNELEITDLNTVYLQQGKLHVELLGRGYAWLDTGTHESLHQAGNFIQTLEERQGLKIACIEEIAYLKGYIDSNQLRHLAEPMAKSSYGRYLLSILENDQIYLTMEQQNKLDTLDDSIPFASYYTPLSLNKFSG from the coding sequence ATGAAAGGTATTATCTTAGCAGGTGGCTCTGGTACACGTCTTTATCCTTTAACATACGCTGTTAGTAAACAATTGATGCCTGTGTACGACAAGCCCATGATTTACTATCCCTTATCTGTATTAATGCTGGCAGGAATTAGGGAGATTTTAATTATTTCGACACCTAATGATTTACCATTATTTGAGAAAATTTTAAAAGATGGTAGCCAGTGGGGTTTGCAGTTTAGTTATGTTGAACAACCTCGCCCCGAAGGATTAGCACAAGCTTTTATTTTAGGCAAAGATTTTATTGCTAACGAGCCAGTTTGCTTAATTTTAGGTGATAACATTTTTTATGGGCATGGTTTAACAGAAGTTCTAGCTAGGGCTGCTACCCTGCAAGAAGGTGGATTAGTATTTGGTTATCAAGTAAAAGACCCTAGACAATATGGAGTAATTGAATTTGATAGCAATGGTAGAGTAATTAGTATAGAAGAGAAACCTCTAATTCCCAAGTCTAAATATGCTGTTCCTGGAATATATTTTTATGATTCACAAGTAGGAGAAATCGCTGCTAGTCTTAAACCTTCTGCTCGTAACGAATTAGAAATTACTGATTTGAATACAGTTTATTTGCAGCAAGGTAAACTGCACGTAGAACTTTTGGGACGTGGATATGCTTGGTTAGATACAGGAACTCATGAATCACTACATCAGGCTGGTAATTTTATCCAAACACTAGAAGAAAGACAAGGTTTAAAAATAGCTTGTATTGAAGAAATTGCATATCTTAAAGGATATATTGACTCAAACCAATTACGCCATTTAGCTGAACCTATGGCAAAGAGCAGTTATGGTCGTTACTTGCTGTCAATTTTAGAAAATGACCAAATTTATCTCACTATGGAGCAGCAAAATAAATTGGACACATTAGATGATAGTATACCTTTTGCTTCATACTATACACCTTTATCTCTCAATAAATTTTCTGGTTAA
- the acsF gene encoding magnesium-protoporphyrin IX monomethyl ester (oxidative) cyclase, producing the protein MVNTLSQSAPKEPKQGIKAPSKETVLTPRFYTTDFEKAASLDLSAQDTELQAMLAEMRADYNRHHFVRDEAFTQSWEHIEAEARQSFIEYLERSCISEFSGFLLFKELSRKLKNRNPLLSEMFNLMARDEARHAGFLNKAMGDFKLSLDLADITKRRTYTFFPIEWVIYTVYLSEKIGYWRYIIIYRHLQKHPENQFYPIFRYFESWCQDENRHGDIFKALLRSQPQLWKTWKSRLWSRFFLLSVFATHTLTVHERTGFYHSLGLDAREFDRQVVCETNETAGRAFPVMLNTEHPKFFSRLHRCSDYNLKLVEIDRSSQPKFVKLIRKIPFVTAIVWNLFLLYLIKPIDTEALRGQVC; encoded by the coding sequence ATGGTTAATACCTTATCCCAGTCTGCCCCGAAAGAACCGAAGCAGGGAATTAAAGCACCAAGCAAAGAAACTGTATTGACTCCCCGGTTTTACACTACAGATTTTGAAAAAGCAGCTAGTCTGGATCTCTCTGCTCAGGACACGGAGTTGCAGGCGATGCTAGCAGAAATGCGGGCAGATTACAATCGTCACCATTTTGTACGGGATGAGGCGTTTACACAATCTTGGGAACATATTGAAGCGGAAGCACGCCAGTCGTTTATTGAGTATTTGGAACGTTCTTGTATTTCTGAGTTCTCTGGATTTTTGCTGTTTAAAGAACTTTCGCGCAAGCTGAAAAATCGCAATCCATTGTTGTCGGAAATGTTTAATTTGATGGCGCGTGATGAAGCGCGTCATGCAGGTTTTTTGAATAAGGCTATGGGCGATTTTAAATTGTCGCTGGATTTGGCTGATATTACTAAAAGACGCACTTATACTTTTTTCCCGATTGAGTGGGTAATTTACACAGTTTATCTATCAGAAAAAATTGGCTATTGGCGTTACATTATTATTTATCGCCATTTGCAGAAGCACCCAGAAAACCAGTTTTATCCAATTTTCCGCTACTTTGAAAGTTGGTGTCAGGATGAAAACCGTCATGGGGATATTTTCAAAGCTTTATTACGCTCTCAACCCCAATTATGGAAAACCTGGAAATCTAGATTGTGGAGTCGCTTTTTCTTGTTATCGGTATTTGCTACCCACACTTTAACAGTTCACGAACGGACAGGATTCTATCATTCATTAGGGCTTGATGCGAGAGAATTTGACCGCCAAGTTGTTTGCGAAACTAATGAAACTGCTGGCCGTGCTTTTCCGGTGATGTTAAATACGGAACATCCCAAGTTTTTCTCGCGTTTGCATCGCTGCTCGGATTACAACTTAAAATTGGTGGAAATTGACCGCAGTTCTCAGCCGAAATTTGTGAAATTAATTCGGAAAATCCCCTTTGTGACGGCTATTGTTTGGAATTTATTCCTACTTTACTTGATTAAACCCATCGATACCGAAGCTTTGCGGGGACAAGTTTGTTAG
- the hemF gene encoding oxygen-dependent coproporphyrinogen oxidase: MGRHSVNRSQETINHTVVLTPAVNAANIPPADSRQRVKQFMQNIQDEICSGLEHLDGEAKFREDRWERKAGGEGRTRVIREGRVFEQGGVNFSEVWGDTLPPSILTQRPEAAGHQFFATGTSMVLHPRNPYVPTVHLNYRYFEAGPIWWFGGGADLTPYYPFAEDAIHFHRTLKAACDPHHPEYYPAFKLWCDEYFHLRHRQEQRGIGGIFFDYQDGNSNLYVTSQTDTPAALYSQQVGKVTRNWEDLFAFVQSCGKAFLPAYLPIVNRRQDTEYSDRQRQFQLYRRGRYVEFNLVYDRGTVFGLQTDGRAESILMSLPPLTRWEYCYQPEPGSPEAQLTEIFLQPQDWASKTIS, encoded by the coding sequence ATGGGTCGTCATTCAGTCAATCGTTCTCAGGAAACCATCAATCACACAGTAGTGCTAACACCTGCTGTCAATGCAGCGAACATACCACCCGCAGATTCACGCCAACGGGTGAAGCAGTTTATGCAAAACATCCAAGATGAAATTTGCAGCGGCTTAGAACATCTGGATGGCGAAGCCAAATTTCGTGAAGACCGGTGGGAACGCAAAGCTGGTGGTGAAGGACGTACCCGTGTGATTCGGGAAGGGCGAGTGTTTGAACAAGGCGGTGTCAACTTTTCGGAAGTTTGGGGCGATACCTTACCTCCTTCAATTTTGACTCAACGCCCAGAAGCAGCCGGACATCAGTTTTTTGCTACTGGAACATCGATGGTGCTGCATCCTCGCAATCCCTATGTACCAACGGTACACCTCAACTATCGTTACTTTGAAGCAGGCCCAATTTGGTGGTTTGGTGGCGGCGCAGATTTAACACCTTACTATCCCTTTGCAGAGGATGCGATTCATTTTCACCGAACCTTAAAAGCCGCTTGCGATCCGCACCATCCAGAGTATTATCCAGCCTTCAAACTCTGGTGTGATGAATACTTCCACTTGCGCCATCGCCAAGAACAAAGAGGTATTGGCGGTATATTCTTTGACTATCAAGATGGTAATAGTAACCTATATGTGACTTCCCAAACGGACACTCCAGCCGCATTGTACAGTCAGCAAGTAGGAAAAGTTACACGTAATTGGGAAGATTTATTTGCTTTTGTGCAAAGCTGCGGTAAAGCATTTTTACCAGCTTATTTACCAATAGTAAACCGACGACAAGACACTGAATATAGCGATCGCCAACGTCAATTCCAACTATACCGTCGCGGTCGTTACGTAGAATTTAACTTAGTCTACGACAGAGGAACAGTTTTCGGTCTACAAACCGATGGTAGAGCCGAATCTATATTAATGTCCCTACCACCACTCACACGCTGGGAATATTGCTACCAGCCAGAACCCGGTTCACCAGAAGCACAACTCACCGAAATCTTTCTACAACCTCAAGATTGGGCGAGTAAAACTATTAGCTAA
- the rfbD gene encoding dTDP-4-dehydrorhamnose reductase: protein MRILLTGVTGQVGWELQRTLMTLGEVIAVERSASNPSLQIDLAQPETIRHTIREIKPDLIINPAAYTAVDKAESEPDLAMAINGIAPGIISEEAKRIGAAVIHYSTDYVFDGNKTTAYTEQDQSNPQNIYGQTKLAGEQAIASVGVPHLILRTSWVYSQRGKNFLLTMLRLAQEREEIRVVDDQIGAPTWSRMIAEATAQIISQASQNISEFLAAKGGIYHLTASGKTSWYGFAKAIFELEDKKSDRKLQRLIAIPSQEYPTPATRPAYSLLDSQKLSDNFGLVLPDWQTSLELVLVKNNS from the coding sequence ATGAGAATCTTATTGACGGGGGTAACTGGACAAGTTGGTTGGGAACTGCAACGCACCCTCATGACTTTAGGTGAAGTAATAGCTGTAGAACGTAGCGCCAGTAATCCCAGTTTACAAATAGATTTAGCTCAACCTGAAACTATTCGCCACACAATTAGAGAGATAAAACCAGATTTAATTATCAATCCTGCTGCTTACACAGCAGTAGATAAAGCAGAATCAGAACCAGATTTAGCAATGGCGATTAATGGGATTGCACCAGGTATCATCTCCGAAGAAGCAAAGCGAATAGGTGCAGCGGTAATTCACTATTCCACAGATTATGTATTTGATGGCAATAAAACTACTGCATATACTGAGCAAGACCAATCAAATCCCCAAAATATCTACGGTCAAACAAAACTAGCAGGCGAACAGGCGATCGCATCTGTTGGCGTACCGCATTTAATTTTACGTACAAGTTGGGTTTATAGCCAACGCGGAAAGAATTTTTTACTCACGATGTTAAGGCTAGCTCAGGAACGGGAAGAAATTCGAGTTGTAGATGACCAAATTGGCGCGCCTACTTGGAGTCGCATGATTGCTGAAGCTACAGCCCAAATTATTTCCCAAGCTTCACAAAATATATCTGAATTTTTAGCAGCTAAAGGTGGAATATATCATTTAACTGCAAGTGGTAAGACTAGCTGGTATGGATTTGCCAAAGCAATTTTTGAACTTGAAGATAAAAAGAGCGATCGCAAACTGCAAAGGTTGATTGCAATTCCCTCCCAAGAATATCCCACACCAGCCACCAGACCAGCTTATTCTTTATTAGATAGTCAAAAATTATCTGATAATTTTGGATTGGTTTTACCAGATTGGCAAACAAGTTTAGAGTTAGTACTGGTTAAAAATAACAGTTAA
- the rfbC gene encoding dTDP-4-dehydrorhamnose 3,5-epimerase — MQITKTEIADLLVIEPQVFGDERGFFYESYNEKVWQEKVGINEHFFQDNHSRSGKNILRGLHYQIQQPQGKLVRVVVGAVFDVAVDLRKSSKTFGQWVGTDLTAENKRLLWIPPGFAHGFLVLSEYAEFLYKTTEYYAPQHERTILWNDPDLAIAWPIAAEPILSAKDKAGKLFRDAEVYA; from the coding sequence ATGCAAATTACCAAAACAGAAATTGCTGATTTACTAGTCATAGAACCGCAAGTATTTGGAGATGAACGCGGTTTTTTTTATGAAAGCTATAACGAGAAAGTTTGGCAAGAAAAAGTAGGGATTAATGAGCATTTTTTCCAAGACAATCATTCTCGTTCTGGCAAAAATATCTTGCGTGGTTTGCATTATCAAATTCAGCAGCCTCAAGGTAAATTGGTGCGAGTAGTTGTAGGTGCGGTATTTGATGTAGCAGTAGATTTAAGAAAAAGCTCTAAAACTTTTGGTCAATGGGTTGGTACCGATTTAACAGCCGAAAATAAACGTCTGCTTTGGATACCACCAGGTTTTGCTCATGGTTTTTTAGTACTTTCTGAATATGCAGAATTTTTATATAAAACTACAGAATATTATGCGCCGCAGCATGAACGCACTATTTTGTGGAATGACCCTGATTTAGCGATCGCCTGGCCAATTGCAGCAGAACCAATTTTATCGGCTAAAGATAAAGCGGGTAAGCTGTTTCGAGACGCAGAGGTATATGCATGA
- a CDS encoding type II toxin-antitoxin system HicB family antitoxin, translating to MSRYSIIIQWSDEDQLFLLTIPEFADRVIMPCTHGKTREEAIRNGEEVIEMYLEGWQAEGESIPEPSTLQIA from the coding sequence ATGAGTCGATACAGCATAATTATTCAATGGTCTGATGAAGATCAGCTTTTTCTATTAACAATCCCAGAGTTTGCTGATCGCGTGATCATGCCTTGTACTCACGGCAAAACTCGTGAGGAAGCAATTCGTAACGGCGAGGAAGTAATAGAAATGTACTTGGAAGGTTGGCAAGCGGAAGGTGAGTCTATCCCTGAACCTAGCACGCTTCAAATTGCTTGA